The stretch of DNA TATGTCCTCGGCGGCTTCGGCGGCGCGCTGGTGCTTTATGTCCTTTTCACGGCGGTGGTGAAGCTGCCGAGCGAGGAGCGCGACCGGATCTTCGCGGCGATGTTCCTCATTCTGACCTCGATCATCTTCTGGGCGCTCTTCGAGCAGGCGGGCTCTTCGCTCAACCTGTTCACCGACCGCCATGTCGATCGCACGCTGTTCGGCATTGAAGTTCCGGCCTCGGTGTTCCAGTCGGTCAATGCAGGCTTCATCTTCCTGCTCGCGCCGGTGTTCGCCGCGACATGGACCGCGCTCGGTCGCCGCAACATGGAACCTTCCACGCCATTCAAATTCGGACTTGGCGTGATCCAGGTCGGCCTCGGCTTCCTCGTCCTCGTGTTCGGCGCGCAGTCGGTCGGGGTCGATGCGGCGACGCCGGTGATGTTCATCTTCCTGATCTACCTGCTGCACACGACCGGCGAGCTGTGCCTGTCGCCCGTGGGCCTGTCTGCGATGAACCGGCTGGCTCCGGCGCACATGGCCTCGCTCATCATGGGGACGTGGTTCTTCGCTTCGGCGACCGGCAATTTCGCGGCCGGCCTGATCGCGGCGGCGACCGGCGCGGAAGGCGTCGGCGAAGAAGCGGGCAAGCAGGTTGTGCTCGACGTTTACAGCAATGTCGGCTGGGTCGCGGTCGGCGTCGGCGTCGGCGTGATGGTCATCAGCCCGCTGATCAAGAAGCTGATGCATCTCGACACGCTTCAGGACGACAATGTCGGCGACGACCTCGAAGGCCAGCGCGAAGCGGGGCTCGAAGCGCAGGAAGGCGGCATCCGCCCGGCGACGCGTCCGAGCAATTGAGGCGACAAGGCGGGGCCGCGTGCCGGTCCCGCCCGCCGTTCTGTTCGACTTAAGTTACACCCGGCCTGTCCAATGACGTGGACAGGCCGGGTGTCGCGCGTCTAGGCTCCTTCCCTCTCGCGAGAGAAGGGGACTGACTTGATGCGTTTTTCACGATCCGAGCCTGCGCGCCTCGGCCTGATGGCCGGGCTGTGCGGGGCGCTTGCCCTTGCGGGCTGCACCACGACCGGCTCCGCCAATGCCGCTGCCGACCGCAGCGACAGGGCCGAGGCGGGCGATGCCTACGCCGCCAAGACGGAGAGCGAGGCGCCCTTCGCCTCGACCTACGAACCCTATCCCGGCGTTCCCACGGCGCTGGTCGGCGCGGTGGTCTATGACGGCGCAGGCGGGCGGATCGAGAACGGCACTGTCCTTTTCCGCGATGGCAAGGTGGTCGCGGTGGGCGATGCCTCGCTTTCGACCGAAGGCTACCGGGTGATTCCTGCGGGCGGCAAATACGTCACGCCCGGCATCATCGACATCCATTCGCACCTCGGCGACTATCCCAGCCCCTCGGTCGACGCGCATTCCGACGGCAACGAGGCGACCAGCCCCACGACGCCCGACGTCTGGGCGGAACATTCGGTCTGGCCGCAGGACCCCGGCTTCACCCGCGCGCTCGCCAATGGCGGGATCACCGCTCTGCAGATCCTGCCCGGCTCGGCGAACCTGATGGGCGGGCGTTCGGTGACGCTCAAGAACGTGCCCGCGCGCACGGTGCAGGGGATGAAGTTCCCCGGCGCGCCCCACGGCTTCAAGATGGCCTGCGGCGAGAATCCCAAGCGCGTCTACGGCAATCGCGGGCGCAAGCCCTCGACCCGGATGGGCAATTTCGCGGTCAACCGCCAGACCTGGCTCGCGGCGATCGACTACGCCAATTCCGACAATCCCAAGCGCGACCTCGCCAAGGAGACGCTGAAGGGCGTGCTCGACGGGGAGATCCTCGTCCACAACCACTGCTACCGCGCGGACGAGATGGCGCTGGTGATGGATATGGCGAAGGAGATGGGATACCGCGTCACCGCCTTCCACCACGCGGTCGAGGCTTACAAGATCGGCGACCTGCTGCGCGAAAACGACGTGTGCTCCGCGATCTGGGCGGACTGGTACGGCTTCAAGATGGAAGCCTATGACGGCATCCTCGAAAACGCCGCGCTGCTCCAGAACGAAGGCGCCTGCGTGGTCATCCATTCGGACGACGAGAACGACATCCAGCGGTTGAACCAGGAAGCCGCCAAGGCGCAGGCCGCGGGCAAGCGCATGGGCATGGACATTCCCGATGCGACCGTGATCGGCTGGATTACCCTCAACGCCGCCAAGGCGATGGGCATCGCCGACATGACCGGCAGCCTAGAGCCGGGAAAGATGGCCGACGTGGTGCTGTGGAACGGCGATCCGCTCTCGGTCTATTCGCGGCCCGAGAAGGTGTGGGTCGACGGCGCGCTGCTGTTCGACGCGATGGACCCCAAGCGCCGCCCGGTGAGCGATTTCGAGCTCGGCCAGCCCGGTGAAGGAGATGTGAAATGAAGCGCCTCCTGACACTTGCAGCCTCCGCGCTCGCGCTCGCTTCCACTCCCGCGCTGGCGCAGGACGTGGTCGTCACCAATGCGAAGGTCGTGCTCGGCGATGGGTCCGATCCGATCGAGAACGGGACGGTTATCATCGAGGACGGCGAAGTCGTCTTCGCCGGAACGCCGACACCGGGACAGACCTTCGAGACCGACACCGTGATCGACGCGGGCGGAGCATGGGTGACGCCCGGCCTCTTCGCGACCGTCACGACGCTCGGCCTTTGGGACGTGGGCGCGGTGAGCGAATCGAACGACCAGCGCGCCTCGCGCTCTCCGTTCAGCGCGGCGCTCGATGCCGCACCGATCGTGAATCCGAATTCGCAGCACATCCTCGTCCACCGCGCCGCCGGGATCACCCGCGCGGCGACGACGACGCTGCCCTCGGCCTCGATCTTCGCAGGGCAAGGCGCGCTGATCGATCTCGGCGCGGACCCCGAACCCGTCATGCGCCCGCGCGCCTTCCAGATGGTCGACATGGGCGAAGGCGCCGGGCGGATCGCAGGCGGCAGCCGCGCGGCGGCGCACGTGCTGTTCCGCAACGCCCTGCGCGAGGCGCAGTCCTATGGCGAAGCCGCGCGCATACCGGGGCAGAGCGCCTCGCGCCGCGACCTGCGCACCGGGGACGACGTGCCGGTCGACCCGCGCCTTGCCGGACGCGAGACGGACCGGCCGGGCGACGTGCTGCTCACCCGCTTCGATGCAGCAGCACTCGTCCCCGTCGTGCGCGGCGAGCAGAAGCTCTACGTCGCGGTCGAGCGCGCCGCCGACATCCGCGCCGTGCTCGCGCTGAAGGACGAATTCCCCGAGCTCGACATGGTGCTGGTCGGCGCGAGCGAAGGCTGGCTCGCGGCCGAGGACATCGCGCGCGCGGGCGTTCCGGTGATCGCCGATAGCCTCGATGATCTTCCCACCGGCTTCGACCAGCTCGCCGCGACGCAGAGCAATATCGGCCGGATGAAGCGCGCCGGGGTGCAAGTCGCGATCAACGCGGGCGCGATGCAGAACCCGCGCCGCCTGCCGCAGCACGCGGGCAATCTCGTCGCGCTCACCCGGATGCCGGGGGCGACGGGCCTATCGTGGGGCGAGGCGTTCGCCTCGATCAGTTCGGTCCCGGCCGCGATCAGCGGGATGGGCGGGCGCGCGGGCGTGCTCGCGCCGGGCGCGCTGGGCGATCTCGTGTTCTGGGACGGCGACCCGCTCGAGGTGACGAGCGTGCCCACGCGCGTCTTCATCGACGGCGTCGAACAGCCGATGGACAGCCACCAGAGCCGCCTCAAGGAGCGTTACCGCGACCTCGACGAAAGCGACCTGCCCAAGGCGTATGACTGGTAACTGGCGCGGCGCGCAAAGCGGTCTATAGTCCACCCCCCAAGCCTTGAGGGGGTGGATTATGGAACAGGGCCTCGTCGAACTGATCGCCGCGAACGCCGCCTTCGTCGGCACGCATTTCCTGATGTCGCACCCGCTGCGCACGCCGCTGGTGAATATGCTCGGCGCGGGCGGATTTCAGGTCGCCTATTCGATCGTCAGCGCGGCGACGCTTGCCTGGGTCTATTTCGCCTACAAGGCGGCGCCTGTCGGCGACCTGCCCGGCTCGGGCGAGATCGGCTGGATCATCGCCACCGCCCTGACCCTTCCCGCGACCGTGCTGCTGGCGGGTTCGCTGTTCGGCAACCCCGCCCTGCCCGTCCCGGGAGCCGAGGCGCAGGCCCGCGCCGAGCCGAAGGGCGTGTTCCGCGTGACGCGCCACCCGATGATGTGGGGGATCGGCCTGTGGGCGCTCTCGCACATCATCCTCTTCGCCAACTGGCGCAGCGTCATCACCGCGTTTGCCATGGGCCTGCTCGCGCTGGTCGGGGCGAAATTGCAGGACGCGAAGAAGGAGGGCCTGATGGGCGAGGCGTGGAAGGCATGGGAGGCGAAGACCAGCTACGCCCCGCGCCTTGGCAAGCTCGCCTCGGCGGGCGCGCTGGCGTGGGGGCTGGGGATCGTCCTGTTCCTCGGCCTGTCGTGGCTGCATATCCGCGCGGGCGGGATCCCGGCGGGGGTCTGGCGCTGGGTCTATTAAAGGGTCAGGGCCGCGGCGCGGGGTCGGGCAGCCAGCCCATCCACAAGGCGAAACCGCCGATCACGATCAGCGCGACGAAGGCATAGGACACCCAGTCGAGCACTCTCTCCATTATCGGTGCTTTCGGCTCGGGCCCGCGGCGAATACTGATCGGGCGCGCGGGCCTGCGACGCTCGTCGAAATGGCGCACGACCAGTCGCTCGGCCTTCGCCAGCGGCTGCGCCTCCTCCTCCTCGCCGAGCCGCACCGTGCCCGCATCGACATCGACATGAACGGCAAGGCCATAAGCGCCATCGGGCCAGCGGCGGACGAACAGGGTGAAGCGCCCCGGCTCCTCGTGCCATTCGACCGAGGCATCGAAGCTTTCGTCCTGCAGTTCGAAAACCGTCCGGCGCGCCGCGAGATCGCGCACGCGCGGGGTTTCGCGCCACTGCGAATGAAGCCCCTCGCTGAGCCAGTATTCGACCTCGAAGCGCCCGTCGGGCGAAGTCTCGGTCCGCGTGCCGCTCACCGGTTCACTCCCCCCTGAACACCGCCTCGCGCTTTTCGATGAGTGCCGCGACGCCCTTGGCGTGGTCGGCAGTGTGGTGCATCATCGCCTGCGTGTTCGCAGCAAGTTCGAGCGCGGTGTCGTAGCTCACCTCGCGTCCCTGCCGCAGCAGCATCTTCGACTGGCGCAGCGAATGGGGCGGCATTTTCGCGATCCGGCCCGCGAGCGCGCGGACCTCGTCCATCAGCGCGTCGGGCTCGACCACGCGGCTGACGAGGCCCCAGTCCTGCGCAGTCTTCGCGTCGATCACGTCGCCGGTGAAGAACAGCTCCGCCGCGCGGCTCATGCCGATGACCCGCGGCAGGATCCACGTGCCGCCGTCGCCGGGAATGATGCCGAGTTTCAGGAAGGTCACGCCGAATTTCGCCTTCTCGCTGGCGATGCGAATGTCGGCGAGGCAGGCGACATCGCAGCCCAGCCCGATGGCAGGCCCATTGACCGCCGCGATGACAGGGACGCGCAGGCCATAAAGCGCGCGCAGCATTCGGTG from Erythrobacter sp. encodes:
- a CDS encoding amidohydrolase family protein — its product is MKRLLTLAASALALASTPALAQDVVVTNAKVVLGDGSDPIENGTVIIEDGEVVFAGTPTPGQTFETDTVIDAGGAWVTPGLFATVTTLGLWDVGAVSESNDQRASRSPFSAALDAAPIVNPNSQHILVHRAAGITRAATTTLPSASIFAGQGALIDLGADPEPVMRPRAFQMVDMGEGAGRIAGGSRAAAHVLFRNALREAQSYGEAARIPGQSASRRDLRTGDDVPVDPRLAGRETDRPGDVLLTRFDAAALVPVVRGEQKLYVAVERAADIRAVLALKDEFPELDMVLVGASEGWLAAEDIARAGVPVIADSLDDLPTGFDQLAATQSNIGRMKRAGVQVAINAGAMQNPRRLPQHAGNLVALTRMPGATGLSWGEAFASISSVPAAISGMGGRAGVLAPGALGDLVFWDGDPLEVTSVPTRVFIDGVEQPMDSHQSRLKERYRDLDESDLPKAYDW
- a CDS encoding NnrU family protein; this translates as MEQGLVELIAANAAFVGTHFLMSHPLRTPLVNMLGAGGFQVAYSIVSAATLAWVYFAYKAAPVGDLPGSGEIGWIIATALTLPATVLLAGSLFGNPALPVPGAEAQARAEPKGVFRVTRHPMMWGIGLWALSHIILFANWRSVITAFAMGLLALVGAKLQDAKKEGLMGEAWKAWEAKTSYAPRLGKLASAGALAWGLGIVLFLGLSWLHIRAGGIPAGVWRWVY
- a CDS encoding crotonase/enoyl-CoA hydratase family protein encodes the protein MSLLTISADGPVTTLTINRAESMNPLGAPGDGEEFARACEAINADREVRCVILTGAGRAFSAGGDIKAMRDKSGTFGGTPPAISDGYRDNIHRMLRALYGLRVPVIAAVNGPAIGLGCDVACLADIRIASEKAKFGVTFLKLGIIPGDGGTWILPRVIGMSRAAELFFTGDVIDAKTAQDWGLVSRVVEPDALMDEVRALAGRIAKMPPHSLRQSKMLLRQGREVSYDTALELAANTQAMMHHTADHAKGVAALIEKREAVFRGE
- a CDS encoding amidohydrolase, translating into MRFSRSEPARLGLMAGLCGALALAGCTTTGSANAAADRSDRAEAGDAYAAKTESEAPFASTYEPYPGVPTALVGAVVYDGAGGRIENGTVLFRDGKVVAVGDASLSTEGYRVIPAGGKYVTPGIIDIHSHLGDYPSPSVDAHSDGNEATSPTTPDVWAEHSVWPQDPGFTRALANGGITALQILPGSANLMGGRSVTLKNVPARTVQGMKFPGAPHGFKMACGENPKRVYGNRGRKPSTRMGNFAVNRQTWLAAIDYANSDNPKRDLAKETLKGVLDGEILVHNHCYRADEMALVMDMAKEMGYRVTAFHHAVEAYKIGDLLRENDVCSAIWADWYGFKMEAYDGILENAALLQNEGACVVIHSDDENDIQRLNQEAAKAQAAGKRMGMDIPDATVIGWITLNAAKAMGIADMTGSLEPGKMADVVLWNGDPLSVYSRPEKVWVDGALLFDAMDPKRRPVSDFELGQPGEGDVK
- a CDS encoding peptide MFS transporter — its product is MATQALPDGDSAGTILGHPKGLFVLFFAEMWERFSYYGMRALLIFYLTKHWLFSDSEAGVIYGAYTALVYITPVVGGYLADKYLGQRKAVLFGAILLTLGHFFMAFEGEPAAGNEGNPIIYIFWLALALIIVGSGFLKANISVIVGQLYPRTDIRRDPAYTIFYMGINIGAFFGSILCGYIGETYGWAYGFGLAGIGMLLGLVVFAWGTPLLLGRGEPPKPLAKGTEWGMYAAGIALVGICWLAIQFQSLVGYVLGGFGGALVLYVLFTAVVKLPSEERDRIFAAMFLILTSIIFWALFEQAGSSLNLFTDRHVDRTLFGIEVPASVFQSVNAGFIFLLAPVFAATWTALGRRNMEPSTPFKFGLGVIQVGLGFLVLVFGAQSVGVDAATPVMFIFLIYLLHTTGELCLSPVGLSAMNRLAPAHMASLIMGTWFFASATGNFAAGLIAAATGAEGVGEEAGKQVVLDVYSNVGWVAVGVGVGVMVISPLIKKLMHLDTLQDDNVGDDLEGQREAGLEAQEGGIRPATRPSN